One window of the Arthrobacter sp. D5-1 genome contains the following:
- a CDS encoding MFS transporter, whose translation MTSDTSTAGILSRPYLLATVGACALVFLSAFESLAVTTIMPLVSRDLDGASLYALAFAGPLATGVMGMVAAGNWSDRRGPAAPLYSSVALFVAGLLIAGMAGAMEILVLGRLVQGLGGGAMTVALYVLVARVYPPALHPKIFAAFAASWVVPSLVGPFAAGVVAQLSSWHWVFLGVVGLVVPALLMVVPAVRGMNSEPAAEPVPWAFGRMGWAALAAVAVLGLNLSAEVPGVGGAIAVVALVLALMAVRPLVPRGTLTARRGLPSVILVRGLASAAFFGAEVYLPYLLTERYAFTPTFAGLTLTGAALAWAGASAVQGRLGARLADDLAVKIGAALVLVAVISTLVTAAFALPAAVAIGGWILAGAGMGLMYPRLSVITLALSTPENQGFNSAAMSISDSLGGALSLALTGLVFTAFTTTNPFAGVFALTAVIAVVGVLIAPRVAVRAASAASGMGATGAKPELSRHA comes from the coding sequence ATGACCTCTGACACCTCAACGGCCGGGATTCTGAGCCGCCCCTACTTGCTGGCCACCGTGGGTGCCTGCGCGCTGGTATTCCTCAGCGCGTTCGAGTCCCTCGCAGTCACCACCATCATGCCGCTGGTGAGCCGCGACCTCGACGGAGCCAGCCTGTACGCACTGGCCTTTGCCGGGCCGCTGGCAACAGGCGTGATGGGCATGGTGGCTGCGGGTAACTGGTCCGATCGCCGTGGTCCGGCGGCGCCCCTGTATTCCTCGGTGGCGTTGTTCGTGGCGGGTCTGCTGATCGCCGGCATGGCAGGCGCCATGGAAATCCTGGTCCTGGGACGGCTGGTGCAGGGGCTCGGTGGAGGGGCAATGACTGTTGCCCTCTACGTGTTGGTGGCCCGCGTCTACCCGCCCGCACTGCACCCCAAGATCTTTGCTGCCTTCGCGGCATCCTGGGTGGTTCCGTCCTTGGTGGGCCCCTTCGCCGCAGGTGTCGTGGCCCAATTGAGCAGCTGGCACTGGGTGTTCCTCGGGGTGGTTGGCCTGGTGGTGCCGGCACTGCTGATGGTGGTTCCGGCTGTCCGGGGGATGAACTCCGAACCCGCTGCCGAACCCGTCCCGTGGGCGTTCGGACGGATGGGCTGGGCGGCGCTCGCCGCCGTCGCTGTCCTGGGGCTGAACCTGTCCGCGGAGGTTCCGGGCGTGGGCGGGGCGATTGCCGTCGTCGCGCTTGTCCTTGCACTGATGGCGGTCCGCCCACTGGTGCCCCGCGGAACGTTGACCGCACGCAGAGGGTTGCCCAGCGTGATTCTGGTGCGCGGGCTCGCATCTGCGGCGTTCTTTGGGGCCGAGGTGTACCTGCCGTACCTGTTGACTGAGCGTTACGCGTTCACGCCGACATTTGCCGGGCTCACCCTGACCGGCGCTGCCCTGGCCTGGGCTGGGGCTTCTGCCGTTCAGGGGCGTCTTGGTGCTCGGCTGGCCGATGATCTGGCCGTGAAAATCGGGGCCGCGCTGGTGCTGGTTGCCGTGATCTCCACGCTGGTGACGGCCGCGTTTGCCCTGCCCGCGGCCGTGGCGATCGGCGGCTGGATCCTCGCGGGCGCTGGGATGGGCCTGATGTACCCGCGGTTGTCCGTCATCACGTTGGCACTGTCCACCCCGGAAAACCAAGGTTTCAACAGCGCGGCCATGTCCATCTCCGATTCCCTCGGCGGCGCGCTCTCCCTGGCTCTCACGGGACTCGTCTTTACCGCCTTTACGACGACGAACCCGTTTGCGGGGGTCTTCGCGCTGACGGCGGTGATCGCCGTCGTCGGGGTCCTGATCGCGCCGCGCGTCGCAGTCCGTGCGGCTTCTGCGGCTAGCGGAATGGGTGCCACGGGCGCGAAACCCGAGCTCTCGCGCCACGCCTGA
- a CDS encoding multidrug efflux SMR transporter encodes MTANTKNTGNGIFWIILLASALLEAVWATALGLSNGFTQLTPTVVFIITAVLSMLGLGIAVKRIPLGTAYAVWVGIGAALTVGWAMITGVESASPLKLLFIAGIVGCAAGLKALPADKPAAKAE; translated from the coding sequence ATGACTGCGAACACCAAGAACACCGGCAACGGAATCTTCTGGATCATCCTCCTGGCTTCAGCGCTGCTCGAAGCCGTCTGGGCCACCGCTTTGGGCCTGTCCAACGGCTTCACGCAGCTCACGCCAACCGTGGTCTTCATCATTACTGCGGTGTTGAGCATGCTGGGACTGGGCATCGCGGTGAAGCGAATCCCCCTGGGCACTGCCTACGCGGTATGGGTGGGCATCGGCGCAGCACTCACTGTCGGCTGGGCCATGATCACGGGCGTGGAGTCTGCGAGCCCGCTGAAGCTGCTCTTCATCGCGGGAATCGTGGGCTGTGCTGCCGGCCTGAAGGCCTTGCCTGCCGATAAGCCTGCAGCCAAAGCCGAGTAG
- a CDS encoding multidrug efflux SMR transporter, whose protein sequence is MSWIILILSGALEAVWAAALHRSKGFRKPVPTVVFLVSVIASMAGLAIAMQSIPTGTAYAVWVGVGVVLTATYAMATKVERATTARLLLLAGISACVVGLKVVA, encoded by the coding sequence ATGTCGTGGATAATTCTCATTCTTTCCGGAGCACTCGAGGCCGTCTGGGCCGCAGCGCTCCACCGCTCCAAGGGCTTCCGTAAACCCGTTCCGACCGTCGTCTTCCTGGTGTCCGTCATCGCCAGCATGGCCGGACTCGCCATCGCGATGCAGTCCATCCCCACAGGCACGGCTTATGCGGTGTGGGTTGGCGTCGGCGTCGTATTGACCGCAACGTACGCAATGGCCACCAAGGTTGAACGTGCGACGACGGCCCGGCTGCTCCTGCTTGCCGGCATCAGCGCATGTGTGGTCGGCCTGAAGGTGGTGGCATAG
- a CDS encoding DEAD/DEAH box helicase gives MTTFAALGTPKPIAESLAADGIEEAFPIQVKTLPDTLAGRDVLGRGRTGSGKTIAFAIPLVARLAEREAKHFRKPGRPMGLVLAPTRELATQINATIEPLAKAMGLNTTVIYGGISQARQEKALRAGVDIVIACPGRLEDLIRQRILTLEAVEVTVLDEADHMADLGFLPVVKKLMDMTPTQGQRLLFSATLDNGVDKLVNRYLSNPLTHSVDDPQAAVTTMEHHVLVVNDQTVKKQLIVELASGAGRRVLFMRTKHHARKLAKTLTDAGIPAVDLHGNLSQNARDRNLAEFSNGDVRVLVATDVAARGVHVDDVELVIHVDPPTEHKAYLHRSGRTARAGSDGTVVTLTLPEQQSDVKKLMKAAGVDVNFERVTANSPLVAELVGDIADKVDPRTRAALLAAKAPQGGGTSTGANAQRKRARRSTQAAPTAGGRGGRNGRGKVAAEPVRTDVNRAERRAAMNDDVARSSRGRGKAASTHRNDVPGSQGQSGRSGRPATGQRSASAPRTASTTSTRTGGNKAVWSSATGAASGGSYGSGASGNSGRGGSGAGRPARSGPRRASAPASNERRGR, from the coding sequence ATGACTACTTTTGCTGCCCTTGGCACGCCCAAGCCCATTGCTGAGTCTCTTGCCGCAGATGGCATCGAAGAGGCATTCCCCATCCAGGTGAAGACCCTCCCGGATACGCTCGCAGGCCGCGACGTTCTGGGCCGGGGCCGCACCGGTTCCGGCAAGACCATCGCTTTCGCCATCCCGCTCGTGGCCCGCTTGGCCGAGCGCGAAGCAAAGCACTTCCGCAAGCCGGGCCGCCCCATGGGCCTCGTCCTTGCACCGACGCGTGAACTGGCAACCCAGATCAACGCCACCATTGAGCCGCTGGCCAAGGCCATGGGCCTGAACACCACGGTGATCTACGGCGGCATCTCCCAGGCACGCCAGGAAAAGGCACTGCGCGCCGGCGTCGACATCGTCATCGCCTGCCCGGGCCGCCTCGAAGACCTGATCCGCCAGCGCATCCTGACCCTCGAAGCCGTTGAGGTCACCGTGCTGGACGAGGCTGACCACATGGCCGACCTCGGCTTCCTCCCGGTCGTCAAGAAGCTCATGGACATGACCCCCACCCAGGGTCAGCGCCTGCTCTTCTCCGCGACGTTGGATAACGGTGTTGACAAACTGGTCAACCGTTACCTTTCCAACCCGCTGACGCACTCCGTGGACGATCCCCAGGCCGCTGTCACCACCATGGAACACCACGTCCTGGTGGTCAACGACCAGACCGTCAAGAAGCAGCTCATCGTTGAACTGGCCTCCGGTGCCGGTCGCCGCGTCCTCTTCATGCGGACCAAGCACCACGCCCGTAAGCTTGCCAAGACCCTCACCGACGCCGGCATCCCCGCCGTCGACCTTCACGGCAACCTGTCGCAGAACGCCCGCGACCGCAACCTTGCCGAGTTCTCCAACGGTGACGTCCGCGTCCTGGTGGCCACCGACGTCGCAGCCCGCGGCGTGCACGTTGACGACGTCGAACTCGTCATCCACGTGGACCCGCCCACAGAGCACAAGGCTTACCTGCACCGCTCCGGCCGTACGGCACGCGCAGGTTCCGATGGCACTGTGGTTACGCTGACCCTCCCCGAGCAGCAGAGCGACGTCAAGAAGCTCATGAAGGCTGCCGGCGTTGACGTCAATTTCGAGCGCGTCACGGCCAACTCCCCGTTGGTTGCCGAGCTCGTGGGCGACATCGCTGACAAGGTTGATCCCCGCACCCGTGCAGCCCTCCTCGCGGCGAAAGCCCCGCAGGGTGGCGGCACGTCCACCGGCGCCAACGCCCAGCGCAAGCGCGCACGCCGTTCCACGCAGGCTGCTCCCACCGCTGGTGGCCGTGGCGGCCGCAACGGACGCGGCAAGGTCGCGGCTGAGCCGGTTCGTACGGACGTCAACCGCGCTGAGCGTCGGGCAGCAATGAACGACGACGTCGCCCGCAGCTCACGCGGTCGCGGCAAGGCAGCTTCCACTCACCGCAACGACGTTCCCGGCTCACAGGGCCAGAGCGGCAGGAGCGGTCGTCCGGCTACGGGTCAGCGCTCAGCTTCGGCTCCGCGCACGGCGTCCACCACGAGCACCCGCACCGGCGGAAACAAGGCCGTATGGTCCTCTGCTACGGGCGCTGCGTCCGGTGGATCCTACGGTTCGGGTGCCTCCGGCAACTCCGGCCGCGGTGGCTCCGGCGCAGGTCGTCCGGCACGCAGCGGCCCGCGTCGTGCTTCGGCTCCCGCGTCCAACGAGCGTCGCGGCCGCTAA
- a CDS encoding MBL fold metallo-hydrolase encodes MDSLIHSLRDVTIRSISVSEMNNNVYLLTSKSTGAQLLIDAADDLPAIQQLLEDSATDTATKPKLIRIATTHQHWDHVRALPELVAFTGASTSAGADDADALPVPVDVRLGHGDVERFDDIEITAIHLRGHTPGSIAFVYQDPDGPAHIFSGDSLFPGGVGNTQKDPARFTSLLNDVSERLFDAYPDDTLVHPGHGLPTTLGAERPHLAEWRARGW; translated from the coding sequence ATGGATTCGCTTATTCACTCATTGCGTGACGTCACCATTCGCAGCATCTCCGTCAGCGAGATGAACAACAACGTGTACCTGTTGACCTCGAAGTCCACGGGTGCGCAGTTGTTGATCGACGCCGCCGACGACCTTCCGGCCATTCAGCAACTGCTCGAGGACAGTGCCACGGACACGGCCACGAAGCCGAAACTGATCCGGATTGCCACCACCCACCAGCACTGGGACCACGTCCGGGCGCTGCCGGAGTTGGTCGCCTTTACCGGTGCCAGCACTTCCGCAGGAGCGGACGACGCCGATGCGTTGCCTGTTCCGGTGGATGTCCGGCTGGGTCACGGCGACGTTGAGCGGTTTGACGACATCGAGATCACGGCAATCCACCTGCGTGGACACACCCCTGGCTCGATCGCCTTCGTGTACCAGGATCCGGACGGGCCGGCCCACATTTTCAGTGGGGACTCGTTGTTTCCGGGAGGCGTCGGCAACACACAGAAAGATCCTGCACGCTTCACTTCACTGTTGAACGACGTGTCGGAACGACTGTTCGACGCCTATCCGGACGATACCCTGGTGCACCCGGGCCATGGATTACCCACGACCCTCGGAGCCGAGCGGCCACACCTTGCGGAGTGGCGCGCCCGAGGCTGGTAA
- a CDS encoding aldo/keto reductase: MTAVQLGDGLKVSPLGFGGMALTPVYGGIDPEDGLQTLRHAVDAGITFIDTADVYGAGSNEELVGRLLKERRDEIQVATKFGIEGNPADGYTGVRGDAPYIRQAAEASLRRLDTDVIDLYYLHRRDLRVPIVETVEAMAELVREGKVRHLGLSEVTAEELRQANAVHPIAAVQSEWSIWSRDVELNVVPAAKELGVGFVPYSPLGRGFLTGTVSAGDLGENDFRHKIPRFGGEALDANQAVVAAVREVASGLDATPAQVALAWLFAQGQRLGISVVPIPGTRKTHRIDENLGALSLQLGTAQLEVLDQAAAAVVGSRSADPNWVSQGREANPATA, translated from the coding sequence ATGACTGCAGTTCAACTCGGCGACGGCCTCAAGGTCAGCCCCCTCGGCTTCGGCGGGATGGCCCTGACCCCGGTCTACGGCGGAATCGATCCTGAAGACGGCCTGCAAACACTGAGGCATGCGGTGGACGCAGGTATCACGTTTATCGACACCGCAGATGTTTACGGTGCCGGCAGCAACGAGGAACTCGTGGGCAGGCTCCTGAAGGAGCGGCGCGACGAAATCCAGGTGGCCACGAAGTTTGGAATTGAGGGCAACCCCGCGGACGGGTACACGGGAGTCCGCGGGGATGCGCCCTACATCAGGCAAGCGGCGGAAGCGAGCCTCCGCCGCCTGGACACTGACGTGATTGACCTCTATTACCTGCACCGCCGAGACCTCCGCGTTCCGATAGTGGAAACCGTGGAGGCTATGGCGGAGCTGGTCCGTGAGGGCAAGGTCCGGCACCTCGGGCTGTCGGAAGTGACAGCCGAGGAACTCAGGCAAGCCAACGCCGTCCATCCCATTGCCGCGGTCCAGAGTGAGTGGTCAATCTGGAGCAGGGATGTTGAACTCAACGTTGTTCCTGCAGCCAAGGAACTTGGCGTGGGGTTCGTGCCGTATTCGCCACTGGGCCGTGGTTTCCTTACAGGAACCGTCAGCGCGGGCGATCTGGGCGAGAACGATTTCCGCCACAAGATCCCCCGTTTTGGTGGCGAGGCACTTGATGCGAACCAGGCCGTGGTGGCCGCGGTTCGCGAGGTAGCCAGCGGGCTGGATGCAACTCCGGCCCAGGTAGCCCTGGCTTGGCTGTTCGCCCAAGGTCAGCGCCTTGGGATTTCCGTGGTTCCCATCCCCGGCACGCGCAAAACGCACCGGATCGACGAGAACCTGGGGGCACTGTCCCTGCAACTGGGGACAGCACAACTTGAGGTGCTCGACCAGGCCGCGGCCGCCGTCGTGGGTTCACGATCGGCCGACCCCAACTGGGTGTCACAGGGCCGCGAAGCCAACCCGGCAACTGCATAG
- a CDS encoding HutD family protein has protein sequence MEIIRFADIHPEPWRNGGGVTRELASHPKAASAQDGAWDWRVSIADVSKAGDFSVFPGMERVITIIEGELLLLTVDGSEHPLEKYRPFRFSGEAASGATLPTGNIRDLNVIARVGAFKGYTSIVEISKKRAHPVFEGQLAVLLEGKATVAPGAAVEEPAVEEESDGDSPATSAVEPVELSRYDAVVGSDTRSPEISGRGFIAVISIDHVEAHA, from the coding sequence ATGGAGATCATCCGCTTTGCCGACATCCATCCTGAACCGTGGCGCAACGGGGGCGGGGTGACGCGTGAACTCGCCAGCCATCCGAAAGCGGCCTCAGCCCAGGACGGCGCATGGGATTGGCGCGTCAGCATCGCCGACGTCTCCAAAGCCGGCGATTTCTCCGTCTTCCCGGGCATGGAGCGCGTGATCACCATCATCGAGGGCGAACTGCTGCTGCTCACGGTGGACGGATCCGAACACCCGCTCGAGAAGTACCGTCCGTTCCGTTTCTCGGGCGAGGCTGCGTCGGGGGCCACCCTTCCGACCGGGAACATCCGGGATCTGAATGTCATTGCCCGGGTGGGAGCTTTCAAGGGCTACACGTCCATCGTGGAGATCTCCAAGAAGCGTGCGCACCCGGTCTTCGAGGGCCAGCTTGCCGTCCTGTTGGAGGGTAAAGCGACCGTTGCGCCCGGCGCGGCTGTGGAGGAACCCGCTGTGGAGGAAGAGTCCGACGGCGACTCCCCGGCAACCAGTGCGGTCGAACCTGTTGAGCTGTCACGGTACGACGCCGTGGTCGGCTCCGATACCCGCAGCCCGGAAATCTCGGGCCGCGGCTTCATCGCCGTCATCTCGATCGATCACGTGGAGGCCCACGCCTGA
- the soxR gene encoding redox-sensitive transcriptional activator SoxR: MSQAPTHRPLTIGELSERSGVSPSALHFYERNGLIEAERTAGNQRRYRRDMLRRVAFIKTSQRVGLPLKDIREALASLPDGRTPTKRDWAKLSLRWREELDQRIAALEHLRNDLDGCIGCGCLSLKSCTLQNPSDELGASGAGAQRWTLPNQQQALPSVRP; this comes from the coding sequence ATGTCGCAAGCCCCAACCCACCGGCCACTCACCATTGGCGAGCTGTCCGAGCGCAGTGGAGTGTCGCCGTCGGCCCTTCATTTCTACGAACGCAACGGGCTCATCGAAGCCGAACGCACTGCCGGCAACCAGCGGCGGTACCGGCGCGACATGCTGCGGCGGGTCGCGTTCATCAAGACCTCCCAGCGGGTGGGCCTGCCGTTGAAGGACATCCGCGAGGCGTTGGCTTCCCTGCCGGACGGCCGGACCCCCACCAAGCGCGATTGGGCCAAACTGTCGCTGCGGTGGCGCGAGGAGTTGGACCAGCGGATCGCCGCACTGGAGCATCTGCGTAACGACCTTGACGGGTGCATCGGCTGTGGCTGCTTGAGCCTGAAATCGTGCACGCTGCAGAACCCGTCGGACGAGCTCGGTGCCTCCGGCGCCGGTGCCCAACGCTGGACTTTGCCGAACCAGCAACAGGCATTGCCTTCTGTCCGCCCGTAG